From one Sciurus carolinensis chromosome 9, mSciCar1.2, whole genome shotgun sequence genomic stretch:
- the Pigz gene encoding GPI mannosyltransferase 4: MTGWPPGPGTAWDHEQSRHEPVDPSSTSCSWEVIAGSWSRVWQEFDLMMAGWVIWSSLSLLRVLWCLLPQTGYVHPDEFFQSPEVMAEDILGVQASRPWEFYPSSSCRTVVFPLLTSGSAFWLLRLWEELGLWPGLVSGYVLLVGPRLLLTTLSFALDGAVYHLAPQCGADRWNALVLLSGSYVTLVFYTRTFSNTIEGLLFTWLLVLVSPHVAWNPTPKKPTPCPWWHSWLLGAIVAAGFFNRPTFLAFALIPLFVWGTRGVKDPGFKSLIWEALVLLPGAVLTAVVFVVTDSWYYSSLSRSSSLVLTPVNFLHYNLDPQNLARHGTHVRLTHLVVNGFLLFGVLHAQALQAAWQQFQVSLQAFAQSGLQRAPGAQSLLSSPRSYLLLLYFMPMALLSAFSHQEARFLIPLLVPLVLLCSPRTHPVTWKGTLVLFNALGALFFGCLHQGGLIPGLKYLEQVVHAPVLPGMPTHYTLLFTHTYMPPQHLLHLPGLESSVEVVDMGGNEEWVLCQALNNLTRQPACQVAGGPWLCRLFVVTPGTTRHTVEKCNFSLKNETLMFPHLTLEDPPVLSSLLSGAWRDHLSLHIMELEETPDTMTEQPLPKIQL, encoded by the exons CAGACACGAACCTGTGGATCCGAGTAGCACCAGTTGCAGCTGGGAAGTCATTGCAGGCTCTTGGTCCAGGGTTTGGCAAGAGTTTGATCTGATGATGGCAGGCTGGGTAATCTGGAGCAGTCTCAGTCTGCTGCGAGTGCTATGGTGTCTCCTTCCACAGACGGGCTACGTGCACCCAGATGAGTTCTTCCAGTCACCCGAAGTCATGGCAG AGGACATCCTGGGCGTGCAGGCTTCACGGCCCTGGGAGTTTTACCCCAGCAGCTCCTGCCGCACGGTGGTCTTCCCACTGCTGACCTCTGGCTCTGCCTTCTGGTTGCTCAGGCTCTGGGAAGAGTTGGGGCTGTGGCCTGGCCTGGTGAGTGGCTATGTGCTGCTGGTGGGGCCCCGACTCCTCCTCACCACCCTCTCCTTTGCTCTGGATGGGGCTGTGTACCACCTGGCCCCACAGTGTGGGGCGGATCGCTGGAATGCCCTGGTCCTCCTGTCTGGTTCCTACGTCACCCTGGTTTTCTACACAAGGACCTTCTCCAACACCATCGAGGGACTGCTCTTCACGTGGCTGCTGGTGCTGGTGTCCCCTCATGTGGCATGGAACCCCACACCCAAGAAGCCTACCCCATGCCCATGGTGGCACAGCTGGCTTCTTGGGGCCATTGTGGCTGCTGGTTTCTTCAACCGGCCCACCTTTCTCGCCTTTGCTCTGATTCCCCTCTTCGTCTGGGGTACTCGTGGAGTCAAGGACCCTGGCTTCAAGTCCCTGATCTGGGAAGCACTGGTGCTGCTCCCTGGGGCAGTACTCACTGCAGTGGTATTTGTGGTCACAGACAGCTGGTACTATTCCAGCCTCTCAAGATCCAGTAGCCTTGTCCTTACACCTGTCAACTTTTTACACTATAACCTGGATCCTCAAAACCTTGCAAGGCATGGCACACATGTGCGACTCACTCACCTGGTAGTCAATGGCTTCCTGCTCTTTGGGGTGCTACACGCCCAGGCACTACAGGCTGCTTGGCAgcagttccaagtcagcctccaGGCGTTTGCACAAAGTGGCCTCCAGAGGGCGCCGGGGGCCCAGAGCCTGCTGTCCAGCCCCAGGTCTTACCTCCTTCTCCTCTACTTCATGCCCATGGCCCTGCTGTCTGCCTTTAGCCACCAGGAGGCTCGATTCCTGATTCCCCTTCTGGTCCCTCTAGTCCTGCTTTGTAGTCCACGAACCCATCCTGTGACTTGGAAGGGGACTCTGGTCCTCTTTAATGCCCTGGGTGCGCTCTTCTTTGGCTGTCTGCATCAGGGAGGCCTGATACCTGGCCTAAAGTACCTGGAGCAGGTGGTCCATGCACCTGTGCTCCCAGGCATGCCCACCCACTACACCCTCCTCTTTACTCACACCTACATGCCCCCCCAgcacctcctccacctcccaggCCTGGAGTCATCTGTAGAGGTGGTGGACATGGGTGGAAATGAGGAATGGGTACTGTGCCAAGCCCTTAATAACCTCACCAGACAACCAGCTTGCCAAGTGGCTGGTGGACCATGGCTCTGCCGCCTCTTTGTGGTGACCCCTGGGACCACCAGGCATACTGTGGAGAAGTGCAACTTCTCCCTCAAGAATGAGACACTTATGTTTCCCCACCTGACTCTGGAGGACCCACCAGTCCTGTCTTCTCTGCTGAGTGGGGCTTGGAGGGACCACCTTAGTCTTCACATCATGGAACTGGAGGAGACACCAGACACTATGACAGAGCAGCCACTGCCCAAGATTCAGTTATAG
- the Ncbp2as2 gene encoding protein NCBP2AS2 — MVLRRLLAALLHSPQLVERLSESRPIRRAAQLTAFALLQAQLRGQDAARRLRAVAAGPVGSLSRRAARFRDTFVQELRRGLRDRPPPDNHRGPGANS, encoded by the coding sequence ATGGTTCTCCGGCGTCTGTTGGCCGCTCTGCTGCACAGCCCACAGTTGGTGGAGCGTCTGTCCGAGTCACGGCCTATCCGGCGTGCGGCGCAGCTCACGGCTTTCGCACTGCTGCAGGCGCAGTTGCGCGGCCAAGACGCAGCCCGCCGCCTACGGGCAGTCGCTGCCGGGCCGGTGGGCTCCCTGAGCCGACGAGCTGCGCGATTCAGAGACACTTTCGTGCAGGAGCTACGCCGCGGCCTCCGGGACCGCCCACCACCAGATAACCATAGGGGCCCGGGCGCAAACTCTTAA
- the Ncbp2 gene encoding nuclear cap-binding protein subunit 2, translating to MSGGLLKALRSDSYVELSQYRDQHFRGDNEEQEKLLKKSCTLYVGNLSFYTTEEQIYELFSKSGDIKKIIMGLDKVKKTACGFCFVEYYSRADAENAMRYINGTRLDDRIIRTDWDAGFKEGRQYGRGRSGGQVRDEYRQDYDAGRGGYGKLAQKQ from the exons ATGTCGGGTGGCCTCCTGAAGGCGCTGCGCAGCGACTCCTATGTGGAGCTGAGCCAGTACCGGGACCAGCACTTCCGG GGTGATaatgaagaacaagaaaaattactGAAGAAAAGCTGTACATTGTATGTTGGAAATCTTTCCTTTTACACAACTGAAGAACAAATTTATGAACTTTTCAGCAAAAGTGGTGACATAAAGAAGATCATTATGGGTCTGGATAAAGTAAAAAAAACAGCATGTGGATTCTGTTTTGTGGA ATATTATTCTAGAGCAGATGCAGAAAATGCCATGCGGTATATAAATGGAACACGTCTGGATGACCGGATCATTCGCACAGACTGGGATGCAGGCTTTAAGGAGGGCAGGCAGTATGGACGTGGGCGATCAGGGGGCCAG GTTCGAGATGAGTATCGACAAGACTATGATGCTGGGAGAGGTGGCTATGGAAAACTGGCACAAAAGCAGTGA